From a single Deinococcus fonticola genomic region:
- a CDS encoding Hpt domain-containing protein → MQNSELLESFIQEAGEVMTGLEAGVAGLHAAPGQQFAQEMESLSVLAHRMKGTAGLYGYPQMSTLSGLLERLLDSKPRLEGEHQQQFLSLLHTINSVLRGGLNALRRGGSDRDLGLIFTQEGGTALLQRLVQEVPGEFQMRSARHLAQPQPDQEDQAAPAEAAPQGLEGELRQFVKDNAEVWEYFAPEVQEHLTNLRTELERGEEADLNVMFRAAHTIKGSSFMVGLQPLGDFAHRLEDLLGALREDAVPNNPEVQRTLHASVDLMDDLARVAEGAELSVQARRDDLLVRLRALATGQLAAAAPTPAPTPETAGLGAGAPINSSIRVPAQRLEALLEQVSEVVTARARMTRLLERLDDLQAGMQTSQQRFQRTVRDFEERYLNPDMVRVTDDPGASMGSGNLMEQFAELEFDSYNDLNILSRSITELSADFAEVRRNLSDTVASLGEENEKLGKLVRQLRVDVSQTSRVPFTQASTRLRRWARQQQLPFDLHVEGEDVQLESNLLQRIVDPLLHLLTNAVYHGLQGGQTDPEQRAAQGKPERGQVWLRAETKDSFIDVTVADDGQGLNLERIRERALERGLRSAQELDQMPASDVARLILLPGLSTAEQVGSVAGRGVGMDVVATAVRSLGGELLIQSERHIGTAFTLRLPITQRILDILKVDLGNATVAAFPVSSVRAIRDLAPQQISEHQGVLHAPFQDEQVPVIDARVLWGVDVAAADPGASLRLVFLSTVSGLVAVRVAEFGSIEEVSVTPPVGLLGKLDYLAGTTVSVTGEALPLLEPLGLLRLTRRPDLWLDSRARSESGLIRRVLLVDDSLSVRRLVGRMLERGGLQVETANDGQEALDKLQLDDTFDAVITDLEMPRMNGYELISALRARAQNTHTPILVMTTRAGDKHQRLAFQLGANDYFTKPVNEALLLRRLGTLLSAQPQGIPA, encoded by the coding sequence ATGCAAAACAGCGAACTGCTTGAAAGTTTTATTCAGGAGGCCGGGGAGGTGATGACTGGCCTGGAAGCGGGGGTGGCAGGGCTGCACGCCGCGCCAGGGCAGCAGTTCGCCCAGGAAATGGAGTCCCTGAGCGTGCTGGCCCACCGCATGAAGGGCACCGCCGGCCTGTACGGCTACCCGCAGATGTCGACTCTCTCGGGCCTGCTGGAGCGCCTGCTGGACTCCAAGCCCCGCCTGGAAGGCGAGCATCAGCAGCAGTTCCTGAGTCTGCTGCACACCATCAACAGCGTGCTGCGCGGCGGCCTGAACGCCCTGCGGCGCGGCGGCAGCGACCGTGACCTGGGGCTGATCTTCACGCAGGAAGGTGGCACGGCCCTGCTGCAGCGCCTGGTGCAGGAAGTGCCGGGCGAGTTTCAGATGCGCAGCGCCCGCCACCTGGCGCAGCCTCAACCGGATCAGGAGGATCAGGCTGCGCCCGCCGAGGCGGCTCCGCAGGGTCTGGAAGGCGAACTGCGCCAGTTCGTGAAGGACAACGCCGAGGTGTGGGAGTACTTCGCGCCGGAGGTGCAGGAGCACCTGACGAACCTGCGCACCGAACTCGAACGTGGTGAAGAGGCCGACCTGAACGTGATGTTCCGCGCGGCGCACACCATCAAGGGCAGCTCCTTCATGGTGGGCCTGCAACCCCTGGGAGATTTCGCTCACCGCCTGGAAGACCTGCTGGGGGCGCTGCGCGAGGACGCGGTGCCCAATAACCCCGAGGTGCAGCGTACCCTGCACGCCAGCGTCGACCTGATGGACGACCTGGCGCGCGTGGCCGAGGGGGCCGAGCTGAGCGTGCAGGCCAGGCGCGACGACCTGCTGGTCCGCCTGCGCGCCCTGGCCACCGGCCAGCTGGCGGCGGCCGCTCCCACCCCGGCCCCGACGCCTGAAACGGCGGGCCTGGGTGCCGGCGCCCCGATCAACAGCAGCATCCGCGTGCCCGCCCAGCGCCTGGAAGCGCTGCTGGAGCAGGTCAGCGAAGTGGTGACCGCCCGCGCCCGCATGACCCGCCTGCTGGAGCGCCTCGATGACCTTCAGGCCGGCATGCAGACCAGCCAGCAGCGTTTCCAGCGCACCGTGCGCGACTTCGAGGAACGCTACCTGAACCCCGACATGGTGCGCGTCACCGACGACCCCGGCGCCAGCATGGGCAGCGGCAACCTGATGGAGCAGTTCGCCGAGCTGGAGTTCGACTCGTACAACGACTTGAACATCCTCTCGCGCTCGATCACCGAGCTGTCTGCCGACTTTGCCGAAGTGCGCCGCAACCTGTCCGACACGGTGGCCTCCCTGGGTGAGGAGAACGAGAAACTCGGGAAGCTGGTGCGCCAGTTGCGTGTGGATGTCTCGCAGACCAGCCGCGTGCCGTTCACGCAGGCCAGCACCCGCCTGCGCCGCTGGGCCCGCCAGCAGCAGCTGCCCTTCGACCTGCACGTGGAAGGCGAGGACGTGCAACTGGAAAGTAACCTGCTTCAGCGCATCGTCGATCCCCTGCTGCACCTGCTGACCAACGCGGTGTACCACGGCCTGCAAGGCGGCCAGACCGACCCCGAGCAGCGCGCCGCGCAGGGCAAGCCGGAACGCGGCCAGGTGTGGCTGCGGGCCGAAACGAAAGACAGCTTCATCGACGTGACGGTCGCCGACGACGGCCAGGGTCTGAACCTGGAACGCATCCGCGAACGCGCCCTGGAACGCGGCCTTCGTTCCGCGCAGGAACTGGATCAGATGCCGGCCAGTGACGTGGCCCGCCTGATCCTGCTGCCGGGCCTGTCGACCGCCGAGCAGGTCGGCAGCGTCGCGGGGCGCGGCGTGGGCATGGACGTGGTGGCCACCGCCGTGCGCAGCCTGGGCGGCGAACTGCTGATCCAGTCCGAGCGTCACATCGGCACGGCTTTCACCCTGCGCCTGCCCATCACGCAGCGCATCCTGGACATCCTGAAGGTCGATCTGGGCAACGCCACCGTGGCCGCCTTCCCAGTCAGCAGCGTGCGGGCCATCCGCGACCTGGCGCCGCAGCAGATCAGCGAGCACCAGGGCGTGCTGCACGCGCCCTTCCAGGACGAACAGGTGCCCGTGATCGACGCCCGCGTGCTGTGGGGCGTGGACGTGGCCGCCGCTGACCCGGGCGCCTCGTTGCGCCTGGTGTTCCTGAGCACCGTCAGCGGCCTGGTCGCCGTGCGCGTGGCCGAATTCGGCAGCATCGAGGAAGTCAGCGTCACGCCGCCCGTGGGCCTGCTCGGCAAGCTCGATTACCTGGCCGGCACGACCGTCTCGGTCACCGGTGAGGCGCTGCCGCTGCTGGAACCGCTGGGCCTGCTGCGCCTCACGCGCCGCCCGGACCTGTGGCTGGACAGCCGCGCCCGCAGCGAGAGCGGTCTGATCCGCCGCGTGCTGCTGGTGGACGACTCGCTCAGCGTGCGCCGCCTGGTGGGCCGCATGCTGGAACGCGGCGGCCTTCAGGTGGAAACCGCCAACGACGGCCAGGAAGCCCTGGACAAACTGCAACTGGACGACACCTTCGACGCCGTGATCACCGACCTGGAAATGCCGCGCATGAACGGGTACGAACTGATCTCGGCGCTGCGGGCCCGCGCCCAGAACACCCACACGCCCATTCTGGTCATGACCACCCGCGCCGGGGACAAGCACCAGCGGCTGGCCTTTCAGCTCGGCGCGAACGATTACTTCACCAAACCCGTCAACGAAGCGCTGCTGCTGCGCCGCCTCGGCACGCTGCTCAGCGCCCAGCCCCAGGGAATCCCGGCGTGA
- a CDS encoding DUF4388 domain-containing protein — MTTVLTIMADPVRTAMYDALARRAGVQLISAEGALHALTQLERTPVDAIICDAHMDEMSGEEFRAVTEQEEHTSAVPVFILPDSEALSGQQGLGVPAYTGPELLSLVLTHLERDEGSFPVPMNPQQAPQLQGDLDAFTLTEFLNWVAEMKFNGHWIITLQDAEQGERSAHLFMQNGNVVYVEFGGLVGKGALFWLLRSIEQFSATFRFYKTDLTLPLRSEDLKLSTPRLLMELAVAMDNLTAPGHQRSHDRNLH, encoded by the coding sequence GTGACCACCGTCCTCACCATCATGGCCGACCCGGTGCGCACCGCCATGTACGACGCCCTGGCCCGCCGCGCCGGCGTGCAGCTGATCTCCGCCGAGGGCGCGCTGCACGCCCTGACGCAACTGGAGCGCACGCCCGTCGACGCCATCATCTGCGACGCCCACATGGACGAGATGAGCGGTGAGGAATTCCGCGCCGTGACCGAGCAGGAAGAGCACACCAGCGCGGTGCCGGTGTTCATCCTGCCGGACAGCGAGGCGCTGAGCGGCCAGCAGGGCCTGGGCGTGCCCGCCTATACCGGCCCGGAACTCCTGAGCCTGGTGCTGACCCACCTGGAGAGGGATGAGGGCAGCTTCCCGGTGCCCATGAACCCCCAGCAGGCCCCGCAATTGCAGGGTGACCTCGACGCCTTTACCCTTACCGAGTTCCTGAACTGGGTGGCCGAGATGAAATTCAACGGCCACTGGATCATCACCCTGCAAGACGCCGAGCAGGGCGAACGCAGCGCCCACCTGTTCATGCAAAACGGCAACGTCGTGTACGTGGAATTCGGTGGGCTGGTGGGCAAGGGGGCGCTCTTCTGGCTGCTGCGCAGCATCGAGCAGTTCTCCGCCACCTTCCGCTTCTACAAGACCGACCTGACCCTGCCGCTGCGTTCCGAAGACCTGAAACTCTCCACCCCGCGCCTGCTGATGGAACTGGCGGTGGCCATGGACAACCTGACGGCCCCCGGCCATCAGCGCAGCCACGACCGTAACCTCCACTGA
- a CDS encoding response regulator codes for MSNILIIDDSISVRKALEITLRNHQLQSRSAISAEQALDMLAEHADYDLLMIDVIMPGMSGLDLCGQLKADPKLAHLPVILMSGNVDEDVKAQAREVGAHNVLRKPFRSEELIPMIENILAEARAQVSPEVAEPAAAALHENAASNEPAPAPIAGEHLDALSALLQTYEDHPRVRDVVILDREGHPIRQTGNVLPENIQMFARFFTNTAGVLGKQMLGEDIQDVSIRYGGHEMVIHNLPGHFVVVLMSEHGAGMQA; via the coding sequence ATGTCCAACATCCTCATCATCGACGACAGCATCAGCGTCCGCAAAGCGCTGGAAATCACCCTCCGCAACCACCAGCTCCAGAGCCGCAGCGCCATCAGCGCCGAGCAGGCCCTGGACATGCTGGCCGAACACGCCGACTACGACCTCCTGATGATCGACGTGATCATGCCGGGCATGAGCGGCCTCGACCTGTGCGGCCAGCTCAAGGCCGACCCCAAGCTGGCCCACCTGCCGGTGATCCTGATGAGCGGCAACGTCGACGAGGACGTCAAGGCGCAGGCCAGAGAGGTCGGGGCGCACAATGTGCTGCGCAAGCCCTTTCGCAGCGAGGAACTGATCCCCATGATCGAGAACATCCTCGCCGAAGCCCGCGCCCAGGTCAGCCCTGAAGTGGCCGAACCCGCTGCGGCGGCCCTGCACGAGAACGCGGCTTCCAATGAACCCGCCCCGGCGCCCATCGCCGGCGAGCACCTCGACGCCCTGAGCGCCCTGCTGCAAACCTACGAGGATCATCCGCGCGTGCGCGACGTGGTCATTCTCGACCGCGAGGGCCACCCCATCCGCCAGACCGGCAACGTCCTGCCGGAAAACATCCAGATGTTCGCCCGCTTCTTCACCAATACCGCCGGGGTGCTGGGCAAGCAGATGCTGGGCGAGGACATTCAGGACGTCAGCATCCGCTACGGCGGGCACGAGATGGTCATTCACAACCTGCCCGGTCACTTCGTGGTGGTGCTGATGAGTGAGCACGGCGCGGGCATGCAGGCCTGA